The following proteins are co-located in the Spinactinospora alkalitolerans genome:
- a CDS encoding M24 family metallopeptidase codes for MTAIADPFLPLPIRQSDPELTRRTDAARAEMARRDLAALLLVSPENIYYLLGLDHQGYFAFSLLLVPRDGAPELIARAMEGPTVAARAPGCVHRPFHDGEDPVAVVTAALRAHVAPGSAVGVEDSAMFFPPAIRTRICRETQELTWVDASDVGQRLREVKSDGEIAAVRRAAALSDSAMAAGIAAVAEGVRETRVAAAVYQAMISGGSQNPGFAPLIRSTAILQQEHVSWDERAIAAGDGVFLELSACVRRYHAPLSRTIYVGAAPPQAATAHAAALAGLAAIRDALRPGAVAGDVYAAWRAAVERVHPQGGVPRHHCGYLVGIGFPPSWVGGGEVPGIRPGSTRAIRAGMTFHAMSWVQEPIGYVVSDTALVTGEGCELLTGVSRELTVVP; via the coding sequence ATGACGGCGATCGCGGACCCCTTCCTCCCGCTGCCGATCCGGCAGAGCGACCCCGAACTGACCAGGCGCACCGACGCCGCGCGCGCCGAGATGGCGCGCCGCGACCTCGCCGCCCTGCTGCTGGTCTCGCCCGAGAACATCTACTACCTGCTCGGCCTGGACCACCAGGGCTACTTCGCCTTCTCCCTGCTGCTGGTCCCCCGCGACGGCGCGCCGGAGCTCATCGCCCGCGCGATGGAGGGACCGACCGTGGCGGCCCGCGCGCCCGGTTGCGTGCACCGGCCCTTCCACGACGGCGAGGACCCCGTCGCGGTCGTCACGGCGGCGCTGCGCGCACACGTCGCGCCCGGCAGCGCGGTGGGCGTCGAGGACTCCGCGATGTTCTTCCCACCGGCGATCCGGACCCGGATCTGCCGCGAGACGCAGGAGCTCACCTGGGTCGACGCCAGCGACGTCGGGCAGCGGCTGCGCGAGGTGAAGTCGGACGGCGAGATCGCCGCCGTGCGCCGTGCGGCCGCGCTCTCGGACTCCGCCATGGCGGCCGGCATCGCGGCCGTCGCCGAAGGCGTGCGCGAAACCCGGGTCGCCGCGGCGGTCTACCAGGCGATGATCTCCGGCGGCAGCCAGAACCCCGGGTTCGCCCCGCTGATCCGCTCCACGGCGATCCTGCAGCAGGAGCATGTGAGCTGGGACGAGCGCGCCATCGCGGCCGGCGACGGCGTCTTCCTGGAGCTGTCGGCGTGCGTGCGCCGCTACCACGCCCCGCTCAGCCGCACGATCTACGTCGGCGCCGCGCCGCCGCAGGCCGCCACCGCGCACGCCGCGGCGCTCGCCGGTCTGGCCGCGATCCGCGACGCGCTGCGCCCCGGAGCCGTGGCCGGCGACGTCTACGCGGCCTGGCGCGCCGCCGTCGAGCGGGTCCACCCCCAGGGCGGCGTGCCCCGGCACCACTGCGGCTACCTGGTCGGCATCGGTTTCCCGCCGAGCTGGGTGGGCGGCGGAGAGGTGCCGGGCATCCGCCCCGGCTCCACCCGCGCCATACGTGCCGGCATGACGTTCCACGCCATGTCGTGGGTGCAGGAGCCCATCGGCTACGTCGTCTCCGACACCGCCCTGGTCACCGGGGAGGGCTGCGAACTCCTCACCGGCGTGTCCAGGGAGCTCACCGTCGTCCCCTGA
- a CDS encoding putative leader peptide, translating into MTSLTEALLTKRRAVDFCRVATALCHAAR; encoded by the coding sequence GTGACTTCCCTGACAGAGGCGCTTTTGACGAAGCGGCGCGCGGTCGACTTCTGCCGCGTCGCCACCGCGCTCTGTCACGCTGCCCGTTAG
- a CDS encoding GIDE domain-containing protein, whose amino-acid sequence MENTEVWALILGGIAAVGFFLGWRARRRRLALLDTPTMTCAQLAEATAGARAVVSEVVGQAEPGPAGPLTAPFSGSPCVWYRTEVVRHYRKRVRDGKGNHRTQNRRETVEKNASHQPFQIRDTTGRVAFDPAGADVDSPAKSHQRYERGSQRRATAQAAQGGSGGIAQVAEQAVRWLGDGSGTKGYTYREWILRPEQRLFALGQVRPHGSELVMSRPDDRPFVLSTRSEEALLKNDWLFQRICFGGALALAVAAMGILVYGLFF is encoded by the coding sequence ATGGAGAACACGGAGGTCTGGGCGCTGATCCTGGGCGGCATCGCCGCCGTCGGCTTCTTTCTCGGCTGGCGCGCGCGGCGCCGCAGGCTCGCCCTGCTGGACACGCCGACGATGACCTGCGCGCAGCTGGCCGAGGCGACGGCGGGCGCCCGCGCGGTCGTCTCCGAGGTGGTCGGGCAGGCCGAACCCGGTCCGGCGGGCCCGCTGACCGCGCCGTTCTCCGGGAGCCCCTGCGTCTGGTACCGGACCGAGGTGGTCCGGCACTACCGCAAGCGGGTCAGGGACGGCAAGGGGAACCACCGCACCCAGAACCGCCGCGAGACCGTCGAGAAGAACGCCTCCCACCAGCCGTTCCAGATCCGGGACACGACCGGCCGGGTCGCCTTCGACCCCGCGGGCGCCGACGTCGACTCCCCGGCCAAAAGCCACCAGCGCTACGAACGCGGCTCCCAGCGCCGCGCCACCGCCCAGGCGGCGCAGGGCGGGTCCGGGGGCATCGCCCAGGTCGCCGAGCAGGCGGTCCGGTGGCTGGGCGACGGCAGCGGGACCAAGGGCTACACCTACCGGGAGTGGATTCTCCGCCCCGAGCAGCGGCTCTTCGCGCTCGGCCAGGTGCGCCCCCACGGCTCGGAGCTCGTCATGTCCCGGCCCGACGACCGGCCCTTCGTGCTGTCGACGCGGTCCGAGGAGGCGCTGCTCAAGAACGACTGGCTGTTCCAGCGCATCTGCTTCGGCGGCGCCCTGGCGCTGGCGGTGGCTGCGATGGGGATCCTGGTCTACGGCCTCTTCTTCTGA
- a CDS encoding DUF1416 domain-containing protein, whose protein sequence is MSNDGCGAPVGGVALADVDAGDQAVIQGVVTRDGQPLSGAYARLLNAADDFVGEVATGEEGTFRFFAADGDWKVRVLASKGFTGEFAVKAETGKVVDLQVRA, encoded by the coding sequence GTGAGCAACGACGGTTGCGGCGCGCCCGTGGGCGGCGTCGCCCTCGCGGACGTGGACGCCGGTGACCAGGCGGTCATCCAGGGCGTGGTGACCCGCGACGGACAGCCGCTGAGCGGGGCCTACGCGCGGCTGCTGAACGCCGCCGACGACTTCGTCGGCGAGGTCGCCACGGGCGAGGAGGGCACGTTTCGCTTTTTCGCCGCCGACGGCGACTGGAAGGTGCGCGTCCTGGCGTCCAAGGGCTTCACCGGCGAGTTCGCGGTGAAGGCCGAGACCGGGAAGGTCGTCGACCTCCAGGTGCGGGCGTAA
- a CDS encoding sulfurtransferase, translating into MSRSDVLVDADWVEAHLDDANVVLVEVDEDTSAYDKGHIRNAIKVDWKQDLQDPVRRDFVDRAGFEKLLSERGIGNDDTVVLYGGNNNWFAAYAYWYFKLYGHQNVRLLDGGRKKWELDSRELVEEVPERRKTDYTAQEQDASIRAFREEVVDAIGTKDLVDVRSPDEFVGKLLAPAHLPQETAQRPGHIPTARNIPWSKTANDDGTFKNDEELRELYTEAGVDLNKDIIAYCRIGERSSHTWFALHELLGLQNVKNYDGSWTEYGSLVGVPVELGEAK; encoded by the coding sequence ATGAGCCGCTCCGACGTCCTTGTGGACGCCGACTGGGTGGAGGCTCACCTGGATGACGCCAACGTCGTTCTGGTCGAGGTCGACGAGGACACCTCGGCCTACGACAAGGGCCACATCCGCAACGCCATCAAGGTCGACTGGAAGCAGGACCTCCAGGACCCCGTCCGCCGTGACTTCGTCGACAGGGCCGGCTTCGAGAAGCTGCTCTCCGAGCGCGGCATCGGCAACGACGACACCGTCGTGCTCTACGGCGGCAACAACAACTGGTTCGCGGCCTACGCCTACTGGTACTTCAAGCTCTACGGCCACCAGAACGTCCGCCTGCTCGACGGCGGCCGCAAGAAGTGGGAGCTCGACTCCCGCGAGCTGGTCGAGGAGGTGCCCGAGCGCCGGAAGACCGACTACACCGCGCAGGAGCAGGACGCCTCGATCCGCGCGTTCCGCGAAGAGGTCGTCGACGCGATCGGGACGAAGGACCTCGTGGACGTGCGCTCGCCCGACGAGTTCGTCGGCAAGCTGCTCGCCCCGGCGCACCTGCCCCAGGAGACCGCGCAGCGGCCGGGCCACATCCCGACCGCCCGCAACATCCCGTGGTCCAAGACCGCCAACGACGACGGCACGTTCAAGAACGACGAGGAGCTTCGGGAGCTCTACACCGAGGCCGGCGTCGACCTGAACAAGGACATCATCGCCTACTGCCGGATCGGCGAGCGCTCGTCGCACACGTGGTTCGCGCTGCACGAGCTGCTCGGCCTGCAGAACGTGAAGAACTACGACGGTTCCTGGACCGAGTACGGCTCGCTGGTCGGCGTGCCGGTCGAGCTCGGGGAGGCCAAGTGA
- a CDS encoding LmeA family phospholipid-binding protein has product MRKFLVFLIFLLVVLVAADRGLHYAAQSEIAKRVSQQYEMVGDPEVTIGGFPFLNQAVSGEYSEIHIVTGAMTVGEVQLERVDATLNDVRAPLDELMSEPNIVAGTANATVMLPYSELQKRLPEGLVIETENGTPRITGDIAYQGFSVGIESDIGIDVDGGTVMVTPSNISVGDAPIPTSWIEDQLAIAFEMPPLPFDLQLTGIKALPNGVQATAEGTDVQITGGGPQ; this is encoded by the coding sequence ATGCGTAAGTTTCTCGTCTTCCTGATTTTTCTGCTGGTCGTGCTGGTCGCCGCCGACCGCGGACTGCACTACGCCGCTCAGAGCGAGATCGCCAAGCGGGTCAGCCAGCAGTACGAGATGGTGGGGGATCCGGAGGTCACCATCGGTGGTTTCCCGTTCCTGAACCAGGCCGTCAGCGGTGAGTACTCCGAGATCCACATCGTCACCGGAGCCATGACGGTCGGCGAGGTTCAGCTGGAGCGCGTGGACGCGACGCTGAACGACGTCCGCGCCCCGCTCGACGAGCTGATGTCGGAGCCGAACATCGTGGCGGGCACCGCGAACGCCACGGTCATGCTGCCCTACAGCGAGCTGCAGAAGCGGCTGCCCGAGGGCCTCGTCATCGAGACCGAGAACGGCACGCCGCGCATCACCGGCGACATCGCCTACCAGGGCTTCAGCGTCGGCATCGAGAGCGACATCGGCATCGACGTGGACGGCGGCACCGTCATGGTGACCCCGTCGAACATCTCGGTGGGCGACGCGCCGATCCCCACCTCCTGGATCGAGGATCAGCTCGCGATCGCCTTCGAGATGCCGCCGCTTCCCTTCGACCTCCAGCTCACCGGCATCAAGGCGCTGCCCAACGGCGTCCAGGCCACCGCCGAGGGGACCGACGTCCAGATCACCGGCGGTGGGCCGCAGTAG
- a CDS encoding TlpA family protein disulfide reductase has translation MRAGPSLTEADLGARLGERATLVQFSSAFCRSCRATRQVLTEVAAMVEGVGHVEIDAESHLALVRRLDVLGTPTVLVLDAEGRITTRAGGQPRKADVIAALGRAVS, from the coding sequence GTGCGCGCCGGACCGTCGCTGACGGAGGCGGACCTGGGCGCCCGGCTCGGCGAACGGGCCACGCTCGTCCAGTTCTCCTCGGCCTTCTGCCGGTCCTGCCGGGCCACCCGGCAGGTGCTGACCGAGGTCGCGGCCATGGTCGAGGGCGTCGGCCACGTCGAGATCGACGCGGAGTCCCACCTCGCCCTCGTCCGGCGGCTCGACGTCCTGGGCACCCCCACGGTCCTGGTGCTCGACGCCGAGGGGCGGATCACCACCCGCGCCGGCGGCCAGCCCCGCAAGGCCGACGTCATCGCGGCCCTCGGCCGGGCGGTCTCCTAG
- a CDS encoding putative quinol monooxygenase → MVEVGLAFVCALVAWSATAALSARCYRNPQLYAGVWVASGVSVTIALSAAFPGALLDFSGVTFRIFQIGVGLLGPLLLGWGAVEYAVRSARARFGVRLAVLTLTIVPLVVLLIDRLRGRYSGSYPAAGDHYDVIPMFALGLVHAFAAGALIACAIVVLRRMRDRPRIARHELGVLGLAAGAVLLEVLVSRFGLGILGQLMLVGAVACLWTAGLRAADPPRERRGRRRGGRRARDPRDDDPEPDDGYDDDDRFDAEEDDVRRKRRGADRSADYDEPVAPPRPSQRLRGIITIYTLAEGQGDAFDDCADEVVDGVDRHEPDTLLFACHTVSSAPQQRIVYAIYRDQLAYEEHEQQPHVNDFVRRSAPYVVATNVIELALSGASATDGLAGMLMPH, encoded by the coding sequence ATGGTCGAGGTAGGACTGGCTTTTGTCTGCGCCCTGGTGGCTTGGAGCGCCACCGCGGCGCTCAGCGCGCGTTGTTACCGGAACCCGCAGTTGTACGCGGGGGTGTGGGTCGCCTCAGGGGTGAGCGTCACGATCGCGCTCAGCGCGGCGTTCCCCGGCGCCCTGCTGGACTTCTCCGGGGTCACGTTCCGAATCTTCCAGATCGGCGTCGGCCTGCTCGGGCCGCTGCTACTGGGCTGGGGCGCCGTCGAGTACGCGGTGAGGTCGGCGCGGGCGCGCTTCGGCGTCCGGCTGGCCGTGCTCACCCTGACGATCGTGCCGCTGGTCGTCCTCCTCATCGACAGGCTGAGGGGGCGCTACAGCGGCAGCTACCCCGCCGCCGGCGACCACTACGACGTGATCCCCATGTTCGCGCTGGGGCTGGTGCACGCGTTCGCCGCCGGCGCACTCATCGCGTGTGCGATCGTGGTGCTGCGGCGGATGCGCGACCGGCCGCGGATCGCGCGGCACGAACTGGGGGTCCTCGGACTCGCCGCCGGCGCCGTGCTGCTGGAGGTCCTCGTCAGCAGGTTCGGCCTGGGCATCCTCGGACAGTTGATGCTGGTCGGCGCGGTCGCCTGCCTGTGGACCGCGGGCCTGCGGGCCGCCGATCCGCCGAGGGAGCGCCGGGGCCGCCGCCGCGGCGGCCGCCGCGCGCGCGATCCCCGCGACGACGATCCCGAACCCGATGACGGCTACGACGATGACGACCGCTTTGACGCGGAGGAGGACGACGTGCGGCGCAAGCGCCGAGGTGCCGACCGCAGCGCAGACTACGACGAGCCGGTGGCGCCGCCCAGGCCTTCGCAGCGGCTGCGCGGGATCATCACCATCTACACGCTGGCCGAAGGCCAGGGGGACGCGTTCGACGACTGCGCCGACGAGGTCGTCGACGGGGTGGACCGGCACGAGCCGGACACGCTGCTGTTCGCCTGCCACACCGTTTCCAGCGCCCCGCAGCAGCGCATCGTCTACGCGATCTACCGCGACCAGCTGGCCTACGAGGAACACGAGCAGCAGCCGCACGTCAACGACTTCGTCCGCCGCAGCGCCCCCTACGTCGTCGCCACGAACGTGATCGAACTCGCCCTGTCGGGAGCCTCGGCGACCGACGGCCTCGCCGGCATGCTGATGCCGCACTGA
- the ygfZ gene encoding CAF17-like 4Fe-4S cluster assembly/insertion protein YgfZ yields the protein MTSPLLTRPGAVAAEPPDTDIAAHYGEPAQEQRALERDAGWVDRSDRGVVRVSGPDRLSWLHSLTSQFLDAIAPGTATESLVMDTKGHIKHHMSLVDDGTAVWAHTEPGGGADLAAFLDSMRFMLRVEVEDLSESRAVLTLAGPEREARLAGIALPADTPARRTEDETDLFLPAEELVRVADELTGAGARPVGLWAYEARRIAAHRPRLGVDTDHRAIPHEMGWIGSAVHLEKGCYPGQETVARVHNLGRPPRRLVMLHLDGTAERLPEQGTAIELDGRAVGFVGSSARHHELGPIALGLVKRNVPVEADFLVDGIAAAQEVVVSPDTGANAQIDLRRRPA from the coding sequence ATGACTTCGCCGTTGCTGACGCGTCCCGGCGCCGTGGCCGCCGAGCCGCCGGACACCGACATCGCCGCTCACTACGGTGAGCCCGCACAGGAGCAGCGAGCGCTGGAGCGCGACGCGGGGTGGGTCGACCGGAGCGACCGCGGCGTCGTCCGCGTCTCCGGACCCGACCGGCTGAGCTGGCTGCACAGCCTCACCAGCCAGTTCCTGGACGCAATCGCGCCGGGAACCGCCACGGAGTCCCTGGTGATGGACACCAAGGGCCACATCAAGCACCACATGTCGCTCGTCGACGACGGCACGGCCGTGTGGGCGCACACCGAGCCGGGCGGCGGCGCCGACCTCGCCGCCTTCCTCGACTCCATGCGCTTCATGCTGCGCGTCGAGGTCGAGGACCTCAGCGAGAGCCGCGCCGTGCTCACCCTGGCCGGTCCCGAGCGCGAGGCCCGGCTCGCCGGGATCGCCCTGCCCGCCGACACGCCCGCGCGCCGCACCGAGGACGAGACCGACCTGTTCCTGCCCGCCGAAGAGCTGGTGCGGGTCGCCGACGAGCTGACCGGTGCGGGGGCCCGCCCCGTCGGCCTGTGGGCCTACGAGGCGCGCCGCATCGCCGCGCACCGGCCCCGGCTCGGCGTCGACACCGACCACCGCGCGATCCCGCACGAGATGGGCTGGATCGGCTCGGCCGTCCACCTGGAGAAGGGCTGCTACCCCGGTCAGGAGACCGTCGCCCGCGTGCACAACCTGGGCCGCCCGCCGCGCCGCCTGGTCATGCTGCACCTCGACGGCACCGCCGAGCGCCTGCCCGAGCAGGGAACCGCCATCGAGCTGGACGGCCGCGCCGTCGGCTTCGTCGGCTCCTCGGCCCGCCACCACGAACTCGGCCCGATCGCGCTGGGCCTGGTGAAGCGCAACGTCCCGGTCGAGGCCGACTTCCTCGTCGACGGGATCGCCGCCGCACAGGAGGTCGTCGTCAGCCCCGACACCGGAGCCAACGCCCAGATCGACCTCCGCCGCCGCCCGGCCTGA
- a CDS encoding Mur ligase family protein, with protein MSELPLRAQFAAALGKGAATLSRATGRGDGSVIGGRVALKVEPDLLAKLARGRRLSLVSATNGKTTTTRLIASALRELGDIATNEHGANMPTGHITALANSPDARNGVLEVDEKYLPQVLRETNPAVVVLMNLSRDQMDRASEINLLAKKWRDALAKSEAHVIANADDPLVAWAGLGARHATWVSAGQRWKEDSWCCPECGGHLKREPDPHWECPECGLRRPDAVWSVDNTGDSVVDPDGRRLPLRLNLPGDANRANAAIALATAAAYGIHPEQSLPRLREIHSVAGRYTSVVTNGVEVRLLLAKNPAGWLESFAVLDPPRVPVILSVNAQIPDGKDTSWLWDVDYTVLRGRRVFVMGERRTDLALRLETDEVPFEVADRVDEVIARCRADQPDITKIDVIANYTAFQQIRTAYGRVQ; from the coding sequence ATGAGCGAACTTCCCTTGCGGGCCCAGTTTGCCGCGGCACTGGGTAAGGGCGCGGCCACTCTGTCCCGGGCCACCGGGCGCGGCGACGGCTCGGTCATCGGCGGTCGCGTCGCGCTCAAGGTCGAGCCGGACCTGCTCGCCAAGCTGGCGCGCGGCCGACGCCTGTCGCTGGTCAGCGCGACCAACGGCAAGACCACCACGACCCGGCTGATCGCCTCCGCCCTGCGCGAGCTCGGTGACATCGCCACCAACGAGCACGGCGCGAACATGCCGACCGGCCACATCACGGCACTCGCCAACAGCCCCGACGCCCGCAACGGCGTCCTGGAGGTCGACGAGAAGTACCTGCCCCAGGTGCTGCGCGAGACCAACCCCGCCGTCGTGGTGCTGATGAACCTCAGCCGCGACCAGATGGACCGCGCCTCCGAGATCAACCTCCTGGCCAAGAAGTGGCGCGACGCCCTCGCCAAGAGCGAGGCGCACGTCATCGCCAACGCCGACGACCCGCTGGTCGCCTGGGCCGGACTCGGCGCGCGCCACGCCACCTGGGTGTCGGCGGGCCAGCGCTGGAAGGAGGACTCCTGGTGCTGCCCCGAGTGCGGCGGTCACCTCAAACGCGAGCCCGATCCCCACTGGGAGTGCCCGGAGTGCGGCCTGCGCCGTCCCGACGCGGTCTGGTCGGTGGACAACACCGGTGACAGCGTCGTCGACCCCGACGGTCGGCGGCTGCCGCTCAGGCTCAACCTGCCCGGTGACGCCAACCGCGCCAACGCCGCGATCGCGCTCGCCACGGCCGCGGCCTACGGCATCCACCCCGAGCAGTCGCTGCCGCGCCTGCGCGAGATCCACTCCGTGGCCGGCCGCTACACCTCGGTCGTCACCAACGGCGTCGAGGTCCGGTTGCTCCTCGCCAAGAACCCGGCGGGCTGGCTGGAGTCCTTCGCCGTGCTCGACCCGCCGCGGGTGCCGGTGATCCTCTCCGTCAACGCCCAGATCCCCGACGGCAAGGACACCTCCTGGCTGTGGGACGTCGACTACACCGTGCTGCGCGGCCGCAGGGTGTTCGTCATGGGCGAGCGCCGCACCGACCTGGCGTTGCGGCTGGAGACCGATGAGGTCCCCTTCGAGGTCGCCGACCGGGTCGACGAGGTCATCGCCAGGTGCCGGGCCGACCAGCCCGACATCACCAAGATCGACGTCATCGCCAACTACACCGCCTTCCAGCAGATCCGTACGGCCTACGGCCGCGTCCAGTAG
- a CDS encoding type 1 glutamine amidotransferase — MSDTSSRLRIVWIYPDLLSTYGDQGNVLILRRRAELRGIPTETVHVHSSDAIPADGDIYLLGGGEDRPQILAAERLRADGGLKRAAERGAAVFAVCAGYQIVGETYGDDDDNPLPGVGIIDIRSGRGETRAVGEIVADVDPSLGVGRITGFENHQGRTAIGPAATPLSRVVKGIGNDDATEGAYQGQVLGTYLHGPALPRNPELADLLLRWRVGQLPPLPPSWGERLHEERLAAVL, encoded by the coding sequence ATGAGCGACACCAGCAGCAGGCTGCGGATCGTCTGGATCTACCCCGACCTGCTCAGCACCTACGGCGACCAGGGCAACGTGCTGATCCTGCGCCGCCGCGCCGAGCTGCGCGGAATCCCGACCGAGACCGTGCACGTGCACTCCAGCGACGCGATCCCGGCCGACGGCGACATCTACCTGCTCGGCGGCGGCGAGGACCGGCCGCAGATCCTCGCCGCCGAGCGGCTGCGCGCCGACGGCGGCCTGAAGCGGGCGGCCGAGCGCGGCGCGGCGGTCTTCGCGGTCTGCGCCGGCTACCAGATCGTCGGCGAGACCTACGGCGATGACGACGACAATCCGCTCCCCGGCGTCGGCATCATCGACATCCGCAGCGGTCGCGGCGAGACCCGCGCCGTGGGCGAGATCGTGGCCGACGTCGACCCGTCGCTGGGCGTCGGCCGGATCACCGGCTTCGAGAACCACCAGGGCCGCACCGCGATCGGCCCGGCGGCCACGCCGCTGTCGCGCGTGGTCAAGGGCATCGGCAACGACGACGCCACCGAGGGCGCCTACCAGGGTCAGGTCCTCGGCACCTACCTGCACGGCCCGGCGCTGCCGCGCAACCCCGAGCTGGCCGACCTGCTGCTGCGCTGGCGTGTCGGCCAGCTCCCGCCGCTGCCCCCGTCGTGGGGCGAGCGACTGCACGAGGAGCGGCTGGCCGCGGTCCTGTAG
- a CDS encoding LysR family transcriptional regulator, with amino-acid sequence MFETRRLRLLLELAQRGTVTAVADAAAMTPSAVSQQLAQLQREAGVALYVREGRLLRITDAGWLLVRHTERLLTGLEEAHSELAELAGSVTGPVRLSAFPTVARALVPDAVARCRRAHPRLRIVLDEREAPESLAALRGHDTDLALVYAYELLPPHDTRGIALTRLLTEAFVVLLPPDRDPPEGALALDSLADETWISAYGDTAGRAALDRACAQAGFTPRVDYASNDYTVIIALVRAGLGVALVPRLALEPGDSDIVVRPLEGDPVTRVISLAARPGTGRHPALRALSADLVATAREWRV; translated from the coding sequence ATGTTCGAGACGCGCAGACTCCGGCTGCTGCTCGAACTGGCGCAGCGGGGCACCGTCACGGCGGTGGCCGACGCGGCCGCGATGACGCCCTCGGCGGTGTCGCAGCAGCTCGCCCAGTTGCAGCGGGAGGCCGGCGTCGCCCTCTACGTGCGCGAGGGCCGGCTGCTGCGGATCACCGACGCCGGATGGCTGCTGGTGCGGCACACCGAGCGGCTGCTCACCGGACTGGAGGAGGCGCACTCCGAACTCGCGGAGCTGGCCGGCTCCGTCACCGGCCCGGTGCGGCTCTCGGCGTTCCCCACGGTGGCGCGCGCCCTGGTGCCCGACGCCGTGGCCCGCTGCAGGCGCGCGCACCCCCGGCTGCGGATCGTCCTGGACGAGCGGGAGGCCCCCGAGAGCCTGGCGGCCCTGCGCGGCCACGACACCGACCTGGCGCTGGTGTACGCCTACGAGCTGCTGCCGCCGCACGACACCAGGGGCATCGCGCTGACCCGGCTGCTGACCGAGGCGTTCGTGGTGCTGCTCCCGCCCGACCGCGACCCGCCCGAGGGCGCGCTGGCGCTGGACTCGCTGGCCGACGAGACCTGGATCAGCGCCTACGGCGACACAGCGGGGCGGGCCGCGCTGGACCGCGCGTGCGCCCAGGCCGGGTTCACCCCGCGCGTCGACTACGCCAGCAACGACTACACGGTCATCATCGCGCTGGTCCGCGCGGGCCTCGGCGTCGCCCTCGTCCCCCGCCTGGCCCTGGAGCCCGGCGACAGCGACATCGTCGTGCGCCCGCTGGAGGGCGACCCCGTGACCCGGGTGATCTCGCTGGCCGCCCGCCCCGGCACCGGCCGCCACCCGGCCCTGCGCGCCCTCTCGGCCGACCTGGTGGCCACCGCCCGGGAGTGGCGGGTCTAG
- a CDS encoding mandelate racemase/muconate lactonizing enzyme family protein — protein MRITAIEATPVAVPFRADEVWAFGRRRGLVCVLVEVRTDEGVTGIGEAAAYPSADVVLAALRALEPLVVGEDPTGIERITKRVEVVGTWHHMRNTSPALAAVDMACWDIVAKICGQPLVTLFGGRFRDTVDFFHYVSGAGPAEAAEQAREGAERGFGTFYLKVGSPRIADDVERVAAVRSGAGPDARIRVDANEAWSPAAAIRAIRAMQPHGLELAEQPVSGRNLAEMAYVRGRVDTPLLANEASWTRFDQLEVVRHGAADAVSVDNQMDGGLLNLKRSAGICEAAGLPVVKHSLGELGVAMAAALHVMAATPNFIHANQCYASLLADDVITEPHVYDRGRLPVPDGPGLGVTLDRDKVARYAEAYAKDPDAHAFHDEDALTAPPSLPRL, from the coding sequence ATGAGGATCACCGCCATCGAGGCGACGCCCGTCGCCGTGCCCTTCCGCGCCGACGAGGTGTGGGCGTTCGGCCGCCGGCGCGGCCTGGTCTGCGTGCTCGTGGAGGTGCGCACCGACGAGGGCGTCACCGGCATCGGGGAGGCCGCGGCCTACCCTTCGGCCGATGTCGTGCTCGCCGCGCTGCGCGCCCTGGAGCCCCTGGTCGTCGGCGAGGACCCGACCGGCATCGAGCGCATCACCAAGCGCGTGGAGGTGGTGGGGACCTGGCACCACATGAGGAACACCAGCCCCGCGCTGGCGGCCGTCGACATGGCCTGCTGGGACATCGTGGCCAAGATCTGCGGGCAGCCCCTGGTCACGCTGTTCGGCGGGCGCTTCCGCGACACCGTCGACTTCTTCCACTACGTCTCCGGGGCCGGCCCCGCCGAGGCCGCGGAGCAGGCCCGCGAGGGCGCCGAGCGGGGGTTCGGCACGTTCTACCTGAAGGTGGGCTCGCCCCGGATCGCCGACGACGTCGAGCGCGTCGCCGCGGTGCGCTCGGGGGCCGGCCCGGACGCGCGCATCCGGGTCGACGCCAACGAGGCGTGGTCGCCGGCCGCGGCGATCCGGGCCATCCGGGCGATGCAGCCCCACGGGCTGGAGCTGGCCGAGCAGCCGGTCTCCGGCCGCAACCTCGCCGAGATGGCCTACGTGCGCGGCCGCGTGGACACCCCGCTGCTGGCCAACGAGGCCTCCTGGACCCGGTTCGACCAACTGGAGGTGGTCCGGCACGGCGCGGCCGACGCCGTCTCCGTGGACAACCAGATGGACGGCGGGCTGCTCAACCTCAAGCGTTCGGCCGGGATCTGCGAGGCCGCCGGACTGCCTGTGGTCAAGCACAGCCTCGGCGAGCTGGGCGTGGCGATGGCCGCGGCCCTGCACGTCATGGCGGCCACGCCGAACTTCATCCACGCCAACCAGTGCTACGCCTCGCTCCTGGCCGACGACGTGATCACCGAACCGCACGTCTACGACCGCGGCCGGCTGCCGGTCCCCGACGGCCCCGGCCTGGGCGTCACCCTCGACCGCGACAAGGTGGCCCGCTACGCCGAGGCCTACGCGAAAGACCCGGACGCCCACGCCTTCCACGACGAGGACGCCCTGACCGCCCCGCCGTCCCTGCCGCGGCTGTAG